In the genome of Telluria beijingensis, one region contains:
- a CDS encoding M16 family metallopeptidase — translation MRQLPVLMAGLTLSMSAFAASTDQWTLPVNTKKLDNGLTVIVSEDRSSPTVGVSVVYHVGMRLEPRNRTGFAHLFEHLMFQGTPNAPKGVFDTTITAGGGWNNGSTRPDFTNYIETAPASSLEPILWLEADRMKTLDFNPTTLKNQQDVVKEEIRVNVKNQPYGGFMWIDISQHAFQKWENNHDGYGSFEDLENASLDDVRAFHRDYYGPNNAVLAIAGDITPQQGFALAQKYFGAIPARPVPKGTDFSEPLNTAEKRLEQSDALAQVPAIAAAWKVPERGSRDQAPIAVLAELLGGGDASLFYQGLVKGREIALNVDTMFGLTSPWEYNGPTLMTVFALYKPDSSADAVLKAMDEEIAKIAKDGVDDATLKRVKTRMLADWNNKLESFVNRADTMAKLQVLWGDANVVNKIPGWIEGVTSSDIQRAVKTYLVPTNRTVIDRKPAAMIDAAKTAAAPNNAPAGATNQGARNE, via the coding sequence ATGCGCCAATTACCTGTCCTGATGGCCGGGCTCACCCTGTCGATGTCGGCCTTCGCCGCCTCGACCGACCAGTGGACCCTGCCGGTCAATACCAAGAAACTCGACAACGGACTGACCGTCATCGTGTCGGAAGACCGCAGCTCGCCGACCGTCGGCGTGTCGGTCGTCTACCACGTCGGCATGCGCCTCGAACCGCGCAACCGCACCGGCTTCGCCCACCTGTTCGAGCACCTGATGTTCCAGGGCACGCCGAACGCGCCGAAGGGCGTGTTCGACACCACCATCACCGCCGGCGGCGGCTGGAACAACGGCTCGACCCGGCCCGACTTCACCAACTACATCGAAACCGCCCCGGCCTCGAGCCTGGAGCCGATCCTGTGGCTGGAAGCGGACCGCATGAAGACCCTCGACTTCAATCCGACCACGCTCAAGAACCAGCAGGACGTGGTCAAGGAAGAGATCCGCGTGAATGTGAAGAACCAGCCCTACGGCGGCTTCATGTGGATCGACATCAGCCAGCACGCCTTCCAGAAATGGGAGAACAACCACGACGGCTACGGCAGCTTCGAAGACCTGGAAAACGCCAGCCTGGACGACGTGCGCGCCTTCCACCGCGACTACTACGGCCCCAATAACGCAGTGCTGGCGATCGCCGGCGACATCACGCCGCAGCAGGGCTTCGCCCTGGCCCAGAAATACTTCGGCGCGATTCCCGCGCGCCCGGTACCGAAAGGGACCGATTTCTCGGAGCCGCTCAACACCGCCGAGAAGCGCCTCGAGCAGAGCGACGCCCTGGCCCAGGTGCCGGCCATCGCGGCGGCCTGGAAGGTGCCGGAACGCGGCAGCCGCGACCAGGCGCCGATCGCGGTGCTGGCCGAGCTGCTGGGCGGCGGCGACGCCTCGCTGTTCTACCAGGGCCTGGTCAAGGGCCGCGAGATCGCCCTCAATGTCGACACCATGTTCGGCCTCACCAGCCCGTGGGAGTACAACGGCCCGACCCTGATGACCGTGTTCGCGCTGTACAAGCCGGACAGCAGCGCCGACGCCGTGCTCAAGGCGATGGACGAAGAGATCGCGAAGATCGCGAAGGACGGCGTCGACGACGCCACCCTCAAGCGCGTCAAGACGCGCATGCTGGCCGACTGGAACAACAAGCTGGAAAGCTTCGTAAACCGCGCCGACACCATGGCCAAGCTGCAGGTACTGTGGGGCGACGCCAATGTCGTCAACAAGATCCCGGGCTGGATCGAAGGCGTGACGTCAAGCGACATCCAGCGCGCGGTCAAGACCTACCTGGTGCCGACCAACCGCACCGTCATCGACCGCAAGCCGGCCGCGATGATCGACGCCGCCAAGACCGCGGCAGCCCCCAACAATGCGCCTGCCGGCGCCACCAACCAAGGAGCGCGAAATGAATAA
- a CDS encoding GIN domain-containing protein: MNHLIKLGAAVALLGVSIGIAGAAPETGTETRTIDARVVRVKLEGVGDLRIRQGTTPSLVLTGDARLLSRTTTAQRGDTLQIETEGRNSGFSFGRSSGLQAELVLPNLRAVSSESVGSTTVTGFAGETLEINLDGAGSMSVSSSDYRNVKASLGGVGNLKIQGVNSETVDLSLGGAGYVTLSGRSKRLRAELGGLGGLDAQACTVDAVTLDLSGLGNASVHARDSVNLALSGMGSVTVFGKPANRKVALDGLGKVNWK; this comes from the coding sequence ATGAACCACCTGATCAAGCTGGGCGCCGCGGTTGCCTTGTTGGGCGTCTCGATCGGCATCGCCGGTGCCGCGCCGGAGACCGGCACCGAGACGCGCACGATCGACGCGCGCGTGGTGCGCGTCAAGCTCGAAGGGGTGGGCGACCTCCGGATCCGCCAGGGGACGACGCCGTCGCTGGTCCTCACCGGCGACGCGCGCCTGCTGTCGCGCACCACCACCGCGCAGCGCGGCGACACCCTCCAGATCGAGACCGAGGGCCGCAATTCCGGCTTCAGCTTCGGCCGCAGCTCCGGCCTGCAGGCCGAGCTGGTGCTGCCGAACCTGCGCGCGGTGTCGTCGGAAAGCGTCGGCTCCACCACGGTCACCGGGTTCGCCGGGGAAACACTGGAAATCAATCTCGATGGCGCCGGCTCGATGTCTGTATCATCGTCGGACTACCGTAATGTCAAGGCCAGCCTGGGCGGCGTCGGCAACCTCAAGATCCAGGGCGTCAACAGCGAGACGGTCGACCTGAGCCTGGGCGGCGCCGGCTACGTGACCCTGAGCGGGCGCAGCAAGCGCCTGCGGGCCGAGCTGGGCGGATTGGGCGGGCTCGACGCCCAGGCGTGCACGGTGGATGCGGTCACCCTCGACCTGTCGGGGCTCGGCAATGCCTCCGTCCACGCGCGCGACAGCGTCAACCTGGCGCTGTCGGGCATGGGCTCGGTGACGGTGTTCGGCAAGCCGGCCAACCGCAAGGTCGCCCTCGACGGCCTGGGCAAGGTCAACTGGAAGTAA
- a CDS encoding tetratricopeptide repeat protein — MKKTLLVTLLAIGLQFGPQTSARAGFAEGASAYNARNYALALKEISPLARAGNPDAQHLLGLMYYMGRGVTRDYKQAFAWHLKAAEQGKADAQYVVGAMYYTGNAVPQDQKHAVTWFRKAAEQGHAEAQHALGLMYRYNVAGVPQDAVLAYMLYNLAAAGGHRNAVDQRAAIAKKMTQEQVEEAQALSRTWKVGTALPTASKTGAGM, encoded by the coding sequence ATGAAAAAAACACTCCTTGTGACGCTGCTTGCCATCGGCCTGCAATTCGGCCCGCAGACGAGCGCCCGGGCCGGCTTTGCGGAGGGCGCGAGCGCCTACAACGCCCGCAACTATGCATTGGCGCTGAAAGAAATCAGTCCGCTGGCCAGGGCCGGCAATCCGGACGCCCAGCACCTGCTGGGCCTGATGTACTACATGGGCCGCGGCGTCACGCGCGACTACAAGCAGGCCTTCGCCTGGCACCTCAAGGCGGCCGAGCAGGGCAAGGCCGACGCGCAATACGTGGTCGGCGCCATGTACTACACGGGCAACGCCGTGCCGCAGGACCAGAAGCACGCCGTGACCTGGTTCCGCAAGGCGGCCGAGCAGGGCCATGCCGAGGCCCAGCACGCGCTCGGCCTGATGTACCGCTATAACGTGGCCGGCGTGCCGCAGGATGCGGTGCTGGCCTATATGCTGTACAACCTGGCGGCCGCCGGCGGCCACCGCAACGCGGTCGACCAGCGCGCCGCGATCGCCAAGAAGATGACCCAGGAACAGGTTGAAGAAGCGCAGGCGCTGTCGCGCACCTGGAAGGTCGGCACGGCCTTGCCGACCGCGTCGAAGACGGGCGCCGGTATGTGA